From the genome of Dryobates pubescens isolate bDryPub1 chromosome 5, bDryPub1.pri, whole genome shotgun sequence, one region includes:
- the GPR65 gene encoding psychosine receptor: MNNTAKCHDDHTLDKYLFPFVYSTVMIISIPINCISLYASCIQVRKKNELAVYIFSLSLADLLYSLILPLWIDYAWNGDNWRFSALLCQISAFLMYMNFYTSTAFLACISVDRYLALVHPLKLQHLRTRRISLFVSILVWLLESVLNSAILVNNEVFNDPCNFTNHTLCYDKYPLEQWQSQMNLLRICSGYLLPLIIIVFCYHKIYQVVRCNQATVDEEKKKVKKLILNIIVTFIVCFTPYHIVLLIRSIKEPYTKDPQILLLMYKVYRITQALTSLNCIADPILYCFVSETTRTDILNLLRCCLCLQKYEGDQTKDLCLYSSATKSSALITYRTSCEVVTVKRPEQAVQ; encoded by the coding sequence ATGAACAACACTGCTAAGTGCCATGATGATCACACCTTGGATAAGTATTTGTTTCCATTTGTGTACAGCACTGTGATGATCATCAGTATTCCCATCAACTGCATATCCCTCTATGCATCTTGCATTCAGGTGAGAAAAAAGAATGAGTTAGCAGTCTACATCTTCAGCCTATCCCTGGCTGACCTTCTGTACTCTCTGATTCTGCCTCTGTGGATAGACTATGCCTGGAACGGTGACAACTGGAGGTTCTCTGCCTTGCTTTGTCAGATTTCTGCATTCCTTATGTATATGAATTTCTACACCAGCACCGCGTTCCTTGCTTGCATCTCTGTTGACAGGTACTTGGCATTAGTTCACCCCCTGAAGCTCCAGCACTTGCGCACAAGAAGAATTTCATTGTTTGTCAGCATACTTGTCTGGCTTTTGGAAAGTGTCTTAAATTCAGCCATACTGGTGAACAACGAAGTGTTCAATGATCCTTGCAATTTCACTAATCATACATTATGCTATGATAAATACCCCCTGGAACAGTGGCAGTCACAGATGAATTTATTGCGCATATGCTCAGGGTACCTGCTTCCTTTGATAATCATTGTGTTTTGCTACCATAAAATCTACCAAGTAGTGAGATGTAATCAAGCCACAGtagatgaagaaaagaaaaaagtgaagaAACTTATTCTGAATATCATAGTTACTTTCATTGTTTGCTTCACTCCTTATCACATTGTATTGCTTATTCGCAGCATCAAAGAACCTTACACCAAAGACCCACAGATTTTGCTGCTGATGTATAAggtttacagaatcacacaggccTTAACAAGTTTGAATTGCATTGCTGATCCCATTCTTTACTGCTTTGTGAGTGAAACTACACGAACAGACATACTGAATTTACTCAGGTGTTGCTTGTGCCTACAAAAGTATGAGGGAGACCAAACAAAAGACCTTTGTCTGTACAGTTCTGCTACAAAGAGCAGTGCACTAATCACCTACAGAACTTCCTGTGAAGTGGTAACTGTCAAAAGGCCTGAGCAAGCAGTACAATAA